One Polaribacter sp. KT25b DNA segment encodes these proteins:
- a CDS encoding metallophosphoesterase: MKSYSLFTILLLCLAILIVDILAFYWLQSITQIIASDGLKTAINIVFWGFTIGLIASIITLKITLEDIEPKRKHKLVSALSGLTISSFIPKIIFVVIFSLMYFSNQFFSETESLIVVPLFGLLSGFLPFFVIMYGFFKAVYKFKVHHVTVKHQKLPASFNGLKIVQISDIHLGSFNYKYHILDRAIKVINDAEPDFIFFTGDLVNNYAWELIGWEKVLDKLVAKKGKYAILGNHDYGDYSEWNSKEEKKENFDKIKTFFKRIDFKLLLNQSEIIEKNNEKIAIIGVENWGKPRFKQYGNLQKAVKNVTEIPFKILLTHDPTHWSKEVLKKTDIALTLSGHTHGMQLGFQYKKRQWSPSKYQYKHWAGLYNENEKYLYVNRGLGWVGFPGRLGMRPEITLLELKKK, from the coding sequence ATGAAAAGCTACTCTCTATTTACCATTTTGCTTTTATGTTTAGCAATTTTAATCGTAGATATTTTAGCTTTTTATTGGTTGCAATCTATAACACAAATCATTGCTTCGGATGGTTTAAAAACTGCAATAAATATTGTTTTTTGGGGTTTTACAATAGGATTAATTGCTTCAATTATAACGCTGAAAATTACTTTAGAAGATATTGAACCTAAAAGAAAACACAAGCTAGTTTCAGCTTTATCAGGATTAACAATTTCTTCTTTTATTCCTAAAATTATTTTTGTTGTTATTTTCTCTCTAATGTATTTTTCTAATCAGTTTTTTTCTGAAACGGAATCATTAATTGTTGTTCCGTTATTTGGTTTGCTTTCTGGATTTTTGCCATTTTTTGTAATAATGTATGGTTTTTTTAAAGCTGTATATAAATTTAAAGTGCATCATGTTACTGTTAAACATCAAAAATTACCTGCATCTTTTAATGGTTTAAAAATTGTTCAAATTTCTGATATTCATTTAGGAAGTTTTAATTATAAATATCACATTTTAGACAGAGCAATAAAAGTAATAAATGATGCTGAACCAGATTTTATTTTTTTTACTGGAGATTTAGTTAATAATTATGCTTGGGAATTAATTGGTTGGGAAAAGGTTTTAGACAAATTAGTTGCTAAAAAAGGCAAATATGCCATTTTAGGAAATCATGATTATGGAGATTATAGCGAATGGAATTCAAAGGAAGAAAAAAAAGAGAATTTTGATAAAATAAAAACTTTTTTTAAAAGAATTGATTTTAAACTCTTGTTAAATCAATCAGAAATAATTGAAAAGAACAATGAAAAAATTGCAATTATTGGCGTCGAAAATTGGGGAAAACCTCGTTTTAAACAATATGGAAATCTACAAAAAGCAGTAAAAAATGTTACTGAAATTCCGTTTAAAATATTGTTAACACACGATCCAACACATTGGAGCAAAGAAGTACTTAAAAAAACAGATATTGCTTTAACGCTTTCTGGTCATACGCATGGAATGCAATTGGGTTTTCAATACAAAAAAAGGCAATGGAGCCCAAGTAAATATCAATACAAACATTGGGCTGGTTTGTATAATGAAAACGAAAAATATTTATATGTTAATCGTGGTTTAGGTTGGGTTGGCTTTCCTGGTAGATTGGGTATGAGACCAGAAATTACATTACTTGAGTTAAAGAAGAAATAA
- a CDS encoding ABC transporter ATP-binding protein, which yields MSTVLEAKYINKYFKKPVSFHVLKDINFKIDKGEFTSIMGKSGCGKSTLLYILSTMDTDYEGELYLDNQLITGDSKDKLSYIRNKNIGFVFQFHYLLSEFSVLENVMLPAKKLGEKSVKEIENDAIQKLKILNIEHLAKKKASQISGGEKQRVAIARALINNPSIIMGDEPTGNLDSHNSENVFNIFKKLSLEEKLSLLIVTHDEDFAKKTDRIITMEDGKIIT from the coding sequence ATGAGTACAGTATTAGAAGCAAAATATATTAATAAGTATTTTAAAAAGCCTGTATCTTTTCATGTATTAAAAGATATTAATTTTAAAATTGATAAAGGAGAATTTACTTCAATTATGGGGAAATCTGGTTGCGGAAAATCTACTTTATTGTACATTTTATCTACTATGGATACAGATTATGAAGGCGAATTGTATTTAGATAATCAATTAATTACGGGCGATAGTAAAGACAAATTATCATATATCAGAAATAAAAATATAGGTTTTGTTTTTCAATTTCATTATTTGTTGTCAGAATTTTCTGTGTTAGAAAATGTAATGCTTCCTGCTAAAAAATTAGGAGAAAAATCTGTTAAAGAAATAGAAAATGATGCAATTCAGAAATTAAAAATATTAAATATAGAGCATTTAGCTAAAAAAAAAGCATCACAAATTTCTGGTGGAGAAAAACAAAGAGTGGCAATTGCAAGAGCTTTAATAAACAACCCTTCTATAATTATGGGAGATGAACCAACAGGAAATTTAGATAGTCATAACTCAGAAAATGTTTTTAATATTTTTAAAAAATTAAGTTTAGAAGAAAAACTATCTCTTTTAATAGTTACTCATGATGAAGATTTTGCAAAAAAAACAGACAGAATTATTACAATGGAAGATGGGAAAATAATTACCTAA
- a CDS encoding chaperone modulator CbpM has protein sequence METENLISIQQFCEHYSIPKTFMNDLKEYELIEIIVAENDDYIKITQITEVEKMIRLHYDLNINLEGVDVIYNLLNQVDTLKKEVTDLQNKLRFYDNV, from the coding sequence ATGGAAACTGAAAATTTAATATCTATACAGCAATTTTGTGAGCATTATAGCATTCCAAAAACTTTTATGAATGATTTAAAAGAGTACGAATTAATAGAAATTATTGTTGCAGAAAATGATGATTACATTAAAATTACTCAAATTACAGAAGTTGAAAAAATGATTCGTTTGCATTATGATTTAAACATAAATTTAGAAGGTGTTGATGTAATTTACAATTTATTAAATCAAGTTGATACTTTAAAAAAAGAAGTAACTGATTTACAAAATAAACTTCGTTTTTACGATAACGTATAA
- a CDS encoding sodium/sugar symporter — MKAGFEMWDYVVFVGYAILILGVGLWVSRDKKGHQKNAEDYFLASKSLPWWAIGTSLIAANISAEQFIGMSGSGFALGIAIASYEWMAALTLIIVGKYFLPIFIEKGLYTIPEFVEKRFSTNLKTILAVFWLSLYVFVNLTSVLFLGGLAIETIMGVDMLYAIIGLALFAAAYSLYGGLSAVAWTDVIQVVFLVLGGLITTYLALNTVSGGEGMLAGFSKIWEAAPEKFHMILEKSNDNYINLPGIWVLVGGLWVANLYYWGFNQYIIQRTLAAKSLKESQKGILLAAFLKLIIPLIVVVPGIAAYVMVNDPSIMANLGEAGMLNVPSTEQADKAYPWLLQFLPTGLKGVAFAALAAAIVSSLASMLNSTSTIFTMDIYKQYINKNATDKTTVNVGRISGAIALIIAVIIAPMLNGLDQVFQYIQEFTGMLSPGILAIFLLGLFWKKTTNNAAIWGAILSFPIALALKFIPIAGLEPWMHQMGITTLLTMLIIMVLSHLQNNGKDDPKGIEITKDLFKTTPLFNIGSIVICILLIVLYCLFW; from the coding sequence ATGAAAGCAGGATTTGAAATGTGGGACTATGTCGTCTTCGTTGGATATGCCATTTTAATTTTAGGTGTAGGACTATGGGTTTCTCGTGATAAAAAGGGACATCAAAAAAATGCAGAAGATTACTTTTTAGCAAGTAAATCTTTGCCTTGGTGGGCTATTGGTACATCACTAATTGCAGCTAATATTTCTGCAGAACAATTTATTGGAATGTCTGGTTCTGGTTTTGCTCTTGGTATTGCAATTGCTTCTTATGAATGGATGGCTGCTTTAACTTTAATTATTGTTGGTAAATATTTCTTACCTATTTTTATTGAAAAAGGATTATACACAATTCCTGAATTTGTTGAAAAACGTTTTTCTACAAACCTTAAAACCATTTTAGCTGTTTTCTGGTTATCTCTTTATGTTTTTGTAAACCTTACTTCTGTACTGTTTTTAGGCGGATTAGCGATAGAAACTATTATGGGGGTAGATATGTTATATGCAATTATTGGCCTTGCTCTTTTTGCTGCTGCCTACTCTCTATATGGAGGTTTATCTGCAGTTGCTTGGACAGATGTTATACAAGTAGTATTCTTAGTTTTAGGTGGCTTAATAACCACTTATTTAGCTTTAAATACAGTTTCTGGCGGAGAAGGAATGTTAGCTGGGTTTTCTAAAATTTGGGAAGCTGCTCCAGAAAAATTCCATATGATTCTTGAAAAATCTAATGACAATTATATAAACTTACCTGGAATCTGGGTTTTAGTTGGTGGTTTATGGGTGGCCAACTTATATTATTGGGGTTTCAACCAATATATTATACAAAGAACTTTAGCGGCTAAATCTTTAAAAGAATCTCAAAAAGGTATTTTATTAGCGGCTTTTTTAAAGTTAATTATTCCTTTAATTGTAGTTGTGCCAGGTATTGCGGCATATGTAATGGTAAATGACCCATCAATTATGGCTAATTTAGGAGAAGCGGGAATGTTAAATGTTCCTTCTACAGAGCAAGCTGATAAAGCCTATCCTTGGTTATTACAGTTTTTACCTACTGGTCTTAAAGGTGTTGCTTTTGCTGCTTTAGCAGCTGCAATTGTTTCTTCTTTAGCTTCGATGTTAAACTCTACTTCTACTATTTTTACGATGGATATTTACAAGCAATACATCAACAAAAATGCTACTGATAAAACAACTGTAAATGTGGGTAGAATTTCTGGTGCAATTGCTTTGATAATTGCAGTTATTATCGCGCCAATGTTAAATGGATTGGATCAAGTTTTTCAATACATACAAGAGTTTACAGGAATGTTAAGTCCGGGTATTTTAGCTATATTTTTACTAGGTTTATTCTGGAAAAAAACTACAAATAACGCTGCAATTTGGGGGGCTATTTTATCTTTCCCTATTGCATTGGCTTTAAAATTTATTCCGATTGCTGGTTTAGAACCTTGGATGCATCAAATGGGAATAACAACTCTTTTAACAATGCTTATAATCATGGTATTAAGTCATTTACAAAATAATGGTAAAGACGATCCGAAGGGAATTGAAATTACAAAAGATTTGTTTAAAACAACGCCTTTATTTAATATTGGTTCTATTGTAATTTGTATTTTACTTATTGTACTTTATTGCTTATTCTGGTAA
- a CDS encoding pyridoxamine 5'-phosphate oxidase family protein, with translation MITNLKEEECSHLLANNYIGQLAYIYKDRPFVVPITYFFNKNNIIIGYSDEGHKTMAMRKNNKISLQVSNIIDCDNWISVLAHGVYEEVTGSEAKKYLHEFTSGIKDIILRKEDRCLRSVGDFSSKKYTNHPPIIFRVTVDEMTGKRRVHHS, from the coding sequence ATGATTACTAATTTAAAAGAAGAAGAGTGCAGTCACCTATTAGCAAATAATTATATTGGTCAACTGGCCTATATTTATAAAGATCGACCTTTTGTAGTGCCAATTACTTATTTTTTTAATAAAAATAATATTATTATTGGTTATTCTGATGAAGGGCATAAAACGATGGCTATGAGAAAAAATAATAAAATTTCTCTACAAGTTTCAAACATAATAGATTGTGATAATTGGATTTCTGTTCTAGCTCATGGAGTTTATGAAGAGGTTACAGGCTCTGAAGCAAAAAAATATTTACATGAATTTACATCAGGAATTAAAGACATAATCTTAAGAAAAGAAGATAGATGTTTGCGTTCTGTAGGTGATTTTTCTAGCAAAAAATATACAAATCATCCGCCAATTATTTTTAGAGTAACTGTTGATGAAATGACAGGAAAAAGAAGGGTTCATCATTCATAA
- a CDS encoding WG repeat-containing protein: MKKAIILFFLIPFLGFSQITDKLDYVSPFNEGYSAVKKGNQWAFINQKGNIVIDFRDDLVLTETNKEKYPIFVNERCLISEKKDGISYFGFIDTSGKTVVEPLYLNAANFNEEFAIVIHVYKNLLGKDVLNKQVVSYEITEILINKSGEVKFSLTEPKGIILSKEYIKNPPKINSKFLTKNLIAVLGKDNKWELKKL, translated from the coding sequence ATGAAAAAAGCAATCATATTATTTTTCTTAATTCCGTTTTTAGGATTTTCTCAAATCACAGATAAGTTAGATTATGTTTCTCCTTTTAATGAAGGCTATTCTGCAGTAAAAAAAGGAAATCAATGGGCATTTATCAATCAAAAAGGAAACATTGTTATCGATTTTAGAGACGATTTAGTTTTAACAGAAACTAACAAAGAAAAGTATCCAATATTTGTAAATGAAAGATGTTTAATTTCAGAAAAAAAAGACGGGATTTCTTACTTCGGATTTATAGATACATCAGGAAAAACAGTAGTTGAACCTTTGTATTTAAATGCTGCAAATTTTAATGAAGAATTTGCAATTGTAATTCATGTTTATAAAAATTTATTAGGCAAAGATGTGTTAAACAAACAAGTAGTAAGTTATGAAATTACAGAGATTTTAATTAATAAATCTGGTGAAGTTAAATTCTCTTTAACGGAACCAAAAGGTATTATTCTTTCTAAAGAATATATTAAAAATCCACCAAAAATAAATAGTAAGTTTCTAACTAAAAATTTAATTGCAGTTTTAGGAAAAGATAATAAATGGGAGCTTAAAAAATTATAA
- a CDS encoding PAS domain-containing sensor histidine kinase, with product MLNKEQDVFNVLFEAVSEGVVVVDDQQNIVSVNSSVEKMFGYEKNELLEKKLNVLIPKDYHAGHGAHFNGFMKHKEKRQMGNGRDLYGARKNGDIFPLEAGLNPFEIYGKTFIMALIIDISVRKRQEQEIYKLNEELEKKVSERTKELRKTVNELKAVNLELDEENHKRIEAENQIKDALKKEKELNELKTKFLSLVSHEFKTPLSGILTSTILLGKYKLAEQQEKRDKHLGTITNKVHYLNNILNDFLSVEKLDTGKINYKFHTFRLSKVLDEVIYNANMLLKEGQRIKYPENIDEISLTQDEKTIELALSNLVNNAIKYSPENTDIDINITQDKQYTTIKIKDNGIGIPEEDQKNIFNRYFRAENALLTQGTGIGLNIIKSHLENLGGTITFESKENIGSTFTMKIINTAK from the coding sequence ATGTTAAATAAAGAACAAGATGTTTTTAACGTACTTTTTGAAGCTGTGTCTGAAGGTGTTGTTGTTGTAGACGACCAACAAAACATAGTTTCTGTAAATTCTTCTGTAGAAAAAATGTTTGGTTATGAGAAAAATGAACTTCTAGAAAAAAAATTAAATGTTCTAATTCCTAAAGATTATCATGCTGGTCATGGAGCTCATTTTAATGGGTTTATGAAGCATAAAGAAAAAAGACAAATGGGAAACGGGCGCGATTTATATGGCGCTAGAAAAAATGGCGATATTTTTCCGTTAGAAGCTGGTTTAAATCCGTTTGAAATTTATGGAAAAACTTTTATAATGGCTTTAATTATAGATATTTCTGTTAGAAAAAGGCAAGAACAAGAAATCTATAAATTAAATGAAGAATTAGAAAAAAAGGTTAGTGAAAGAACAAAAGAATTAAGAAAAACTGTTAATGAATTAAAGGCAGTAAATCTTGAGCTAGATGAAGAAAACCATAAAAGAATAGAAGCAGAAAATCAAATTAAAGATGCTTTAAAAAAGGAAAAAGAACTAAATGAATTAAAAACAAAATTTTTATCGTTAGTTTCTCATGAATTTAAAACACCTTTAAGTGGTATTTTAACATCAACAATATTATTAGGAAAATATAAATTAGCAGAACAACAAGAAAAAAGAGATAAGCATTTAGGTACCATTACCAATAAAGTACATTATTTAAATAATATTTTAAACGATTTTTTATCCGTAGAAAAGTTAGATACAGGTAAAATAAATTACAAATTTCATACTTTTAGATTAAGTAAAGTTTTAGATGAAGTAATTTATAATGCTAACATGCTTTTAAAAGAAGGACAAAGAATTAAATATCCAGAAAATATTGATGAAATTTCTTTAACACAAGATGAAAAAACAATTGAACTTGCGCTATCTAATTTAGTAAATAATGCTATTAAATATTCGCCAGAAAATACAGATATTGACATTAATATAACTCAAGACAAACAATATACTACAATTAAGATTAAAGATAACGGAATTGGAATTCCAGAGGAAGATCAAAAAAATATATTTAACCGTTATTTTAGAGCAGAAAATGCATTATTAACACAAGGAACAGGAATTGGCTTAAATATTATTAAAAGCCATTTAGAAAATTTAGGCGGAACAATTACCTTTGAAAGTAAAGAAAATATTGGTTCTACTTTTACCATGAAGATTATTAACACAGCAAAATGA
- a CDS encoding DnaJ C-terminal domain-containing protein: protein MAFVDYYKILGISKSASEADIKKAYRKLARKYHPDLNPNDKAAEKKFKEINEANEVLSNPENRKKYDKYGEHWENGEAYEQQEKQRQQDYQRRSQSSQGSYSQEDFSDIFGDMFGGGASGRRTSSKFRGQDYNSEIQLHLKDVYKTQKQVITVNGKNIRITIPAGVENGQTIKIKGHGGKGVNGGPNGDLYIQFSIINNTKFKRDKDNLYIDVDLDLYTALLGGQIMVDTFDGKVKLTIKPETENGTKVKLKGKGFPKYKKEGQFGDLYITYQLKIPTKLNEKEKELIKELQKQR, encoded by the coding sequence ATGGCATTCGTAGATTATTATAAAATATTAGGCATTTCCAAAAGTGCTTCTGAAGCAGATATTAAAAAAGCTTACAGAAAATTGGCTAGAAAATATCATCCAGATTTAAATCCGAATGATAAAGCAGCCGAAAAAAAGTTTAAAGAAATTAATGAAGCTAATGAAGTTTTAAGTAATCCAGAAAATCGTAAGAAATACGATAAATATGGAGAACATTGGGAAAATGGAGAAGCTTACGAACAACAAGAAAAACAACGTCAACAAGATTATCAAAGAAGATCTCAAAGTAGTCAAGGAAGTTATTCTCAAGAAGATTTTTCTGATATTTTTGGAGATATGTTTGGTGGTGGAGCTTCTGGTAGACGAACGAGTTCAAAATTTAGAGGACAAGATTACAATTCTGAAATTCAATTACATTTAAAAGATGTTTATAAGACTCAAAAACAGGTAATTACCGTTAATGGAAAAAATATCAGAATTACAATTCCTGCAGGTGTAGAAAACGGCCAAACCATCAAAATAAAAGGTCATGGAGGAAAAGGTGTAAATGGAGGCCCAAATGGCGATTTATACATTCAGTTTTCTATTATAAATAACACCAAATTTAAACGTGATAAAGACAATCTTTATATAGATGTTGATTTAGATTTATATACGGCTTTATTAGGTGGGCAAATTATGGTTGATACTTTTGATGGAAAAGTAAAATTGACCATTAAACCAGAAACCGAAAATGGTACCAAAGTTAAACTAAAAGGAAAAGGATTTCCTAAATACAAAAAAGAAGGTCAGTTTGGTGATTTATATATTACGTATCAACTTAAAATACCTACAAAATTAAACGAAAAAGAGAAAGAATTAATTAAAGAATTACAAAAACAACGCTAA
- a CDS encoding FtsX-like permease family protein — protein MVNWKVLLNIAKKHLLTKFKQTAVAALGVTFGITSYITLASFMTGLNNVLDDLILNQTPHIHVYNEIEPSKQQPISLYDDFKNSFNVVHSIKPKLNQKKIHNALPIIKYLNDNKDVKGAISQIKTNIFYISGSIELVGNLTGINPIEEARLFNFKDYVIEGSPKDLKNTENSIIIGSGVAKKMSLSIGERVQISTVNGTVFPLKIVGIYQSGVSDIDAIQSFTNIKTVQTILGEAKNYITDINIKLYDIDKALPLAKKIEQQFNLNAIDINTANAQFETGSSIRNLITYVVSITLLVVAGFGIYNILNMLIYEKMNDIAILKAIGFSGKDVQIIFMSEALIIGIVGGVLGLLFGLLFTNIINTIPYETEGLPRIKTYPIDFNLWYYVIGLTFAIISTCFAGFLPSQKAKKIDPVKIIRGQ, from the coding sequence ATGGTTAATTGGAAAGTTCTTTTAAACATTGCAAAAAAGCATTTGCTAACAAAGTTTAAGCAAACTGCTGTTGCAGCTTTAGGCGTTACTTTTGGTATTACATCTTATATTACTTTGGCTAGTTTTATGACGGGTTTAAACAATGTATTAGATGATTTAATTCTAAACCAAACACCACATATTCATGTTTATAATGAAATTGAACCCTCTAAGCAACAACCCATTTCTTTGTATGATGATTTTAAAAATAGCTTTAATGTTGTACATTCTATTAAGCCAAAATTAAATCAGAAAAAAATACATAACGCATTGCCCATTATTAAGTATTTAAATGACAATAAAGATGTTAAAGGAGCAATTTCGCAAATAAAAACAAATATTTTTTACATTTCTGGTTCAATAGAACTTGTTGGGAATTTAACAGGAATAAATCCGATAGAAGAAGCACGGCTTTTTAATTTTAAAGATTATGTAATAGAAGGTTCTCCAAAAGATTTAAAAAACACAGAAAATAGTATCATAATTGGCTCTGGAGTTGCAAAAAAAATGTCTTTATCAATAGGAGAAAGAGTTCAAATAAGTACTGTAAATGGAACTGTTTTTCCGCTTAAAATTGTTGGTATTTATCAAAGTGGAGTTTCTGATATTGATGCTATTCAAAGCTTTACTAATATTAAAACAGTTCAAACTATTTTAGGAGAAGCTAAAAACTATATTACAGATATAAATATAAAATTATATGACATTGATAAAGCCTTACCATTGGCAAAAAAAATTGAACAACAATTTAATTTAAATGCAATAGATATTAATACTGCAAATGCACAATTTGAAACAGGTAGTTCTATTAGAAACCTTATAACGTATGTGGTTTCTATTACTTTATTAGTTGTAGCTGGTTTTGGAATTTATAACATTCTAAACATGTTAATTTATGAAAAAATGAATGACATTGCTATTTTAAAAGCAATCGGTTTTTCTGGTAAAGATGTACAGATAATCTTTATGAGTGAGGCATTAATTATCGGAATTGTTGGTGGTGTTTTGGGTTTGCTTTTTGGATTGCTTTTTACGAATATTATTAATACGATTCCGTATGAAACAGAAGGATTACCTAGAATAAAAACATATCCAATAGATTTTAACCTGTGGTATTATGTAATAGGTTTAACTTTTGCAATCATTTCTACTTGTTTTGCAGGTTTTTTACCTTCTCAAAAAGCTAAAAAAATAGATCCAGTTAAAATTATAAGAGGCCAATAA
- a CDS encoding efflux RND transporter periplasmic adaptor subunit, giving the protein MKRISVICFLFFCISCAEKEEKTVPESRNMTESVYSSVTIQPDSLYQVYASVAGILEKNLVEEGDLVFKETPLIKVVNNMPKLNTENAKLMVGLAKENYTGSAAILDGIEEEIIAANLTYKNDSINFYRQKNLWNQKIGSKVAFETKKLNFELSKNSLQLLESKYNRTKNELKTALKQAQNNYESSLINTKDFTVKSIINGKVYALFKEPGEIVSTTEPLAKIGSATNFVIELLVDEVDIVKISENQEVIINLDAYSGQIFTGKVSKIYPIKDTRNQTFKVEALFDKVPKTLYPGLSGEANIIISKKDAVLTIPKDYLIDADKVKTDNGIVKITTGLQNMEFVEVISGISKNTIIYKPE; this is encoded by the coding sequence ATGAAAAGAATAAGCGTAATTTGTTTCCTTTTTTTTTGTATTTCTTGTGCTGAAAAAGAAGAAAAAACGGTTCCAGAAAGTAGAAATATGACCGAATCTGTGTATTCTTCTGTAACGATTCAGCCAGACAGTTTATACCAAGTTTACGCTTCTGTGGCTGGGATTTTAGAAAAAAACTTAGTAGAAGAAGGCGATTTGGTTTTTAAAGAAACACCGTTAATTAAGGTGGTAAATAATATGCCTAAATTAAATACCGAAAACGCCAAACTTATGGTAGGTTTAGCAAAAGAAAACTATACAGGAAGTGCTGCTATTTTAGATGGAATTGAAGAAGAAATTATTGCTGCAAATCTTACCTATAAAAACGATTCAATTAATTTTTATCGACAAAAAAATCTTTGGAATCAGAAAATTGGTTCTAAAGTAGCATTTGAAACAAAAAAGTTAAATTTTGAGTTATCTAAAAATAGTTTACAACTTTTAGAAAGTAAATATAACAGAACAAAAAACGAATTAAAAACAGCCTTAAAACAAGCTCAAAACAATTATGAATCTTCATTAATAAACACCAAAGATTTTACTGTAAAAAGTATTATAAATGGTAAAGTTTATGCGCTATTTAAAGAACCAGGAGAAATTGTTTCTACAACAGAACCTCTAGCCAAAATTGGTAGCGCAACTAATTTTGTGATAGAATTGTTGGTTGATGAAGTTGATATTGTAAAAATATCAGAAAATCAAGAAGTAATTATAAATTTAGACGCTTATAGTGGTCAAATTTTTACAGGAAAAGTATCTAAAATTTATCCTATAAAAGACACAAGAAATCAAACTTTTAAGGTTGAAGCTTTGTTTGACAAAGTTCCGAAAACATTGTATCCAGGGCTTTCTGGCGAAGCAAATATTATCATTTCTAAAAAAGATGCTGTACTTACAATTCCTAAAGACTATCTAATTGATGCTGATAAAGTAAAAACAGATAATGGCATTGTAAAAATTACAACAGGTTTACAAAACATGGAATTTGTAGAGGTAATTTCTGGAATTTCTAAAAACACAATAATTTATAAACCAGAATAA